A genomic segment from Nicotiana tabacum cultivar K326 chromosome 9, ASM71507v2, whole genome shotgun sequence encodes:
- the LOC107796243 gene encoding hydroxymethylglutaryl-CoA lyase, mitochondrial, producing MSSLEEPLNLDRLPSLSNIDWLERFSSGGCRPIGEDMAMGDSWTDGRSCSSSNSCVEDDDEYGRENFKWRRHGSRNGISSRRSKSFSTNYRVCGTVSHSQYLTDHQYKSYSNHRSTVSKTFKLFDGMPKYVKIVEVGPRDGLQNEKNIVPTSVKVELVQKLVSCGLPVVEVTGFVSPKWVPQLSDAKDVMEAVKDLESARLPVLTPNMKGFEAAVAAGAKEVAVFASASESFSKSNINCSIEESLVRYRAVTSAAKKLSIPVRGYVSCAIGCPVEGEISPSKVAYVAKELHDMGCFEISLGDTIGVATPGSVVPMLEAVMAVVPVEKLAVHFHDTYGQSLSNILVSLQMGISTIDSSVAGLGGCPYAKGATGNVSTEDVVYMLNGLGIKTNVDIQKLLLAGEFISKYLDRPSGSKAAIALSRVTADASKI from the exons ATGTCAAGCTTGGAAGAGCCTCTTAACCTGGACAGGTTGCCAAGTTTGAGCAACATTGATTGGCTAGAGAGATTCTCATCTGGTGGCTGCAGGCCTATAGGAGAAGATATGGCGATGGGGGACTCCTGGACTGATGGGAGAAGTTGCAGCTCATCCAACAGCTGTGT TGAAGATGATGACGAATATGGGAGAGAGAATTTCAAATGGAGAAGACATGGATCGCGTAACGGCATCTCAAGTCGAAGGTCCAAGAGTTTTAGCACTAATTATAGAGTATGTGGAACTGTGTCTCATTCACAGTACTTGACAGATCATCAATATAAATCTTACAGCAACCATAGAAGTACAGTGAGTAAAACGTTCAAG TTGTTTGATGGCATGCCAAAGTATGTGAAGATAGTGGAAGTTGGTCCAAGGGATGGGTTACAAAATGAAAAGAATATTGTTCCTACATCAGTGAAGGTTGAATTAGTTCAAAAACTTGTCTCTTGCGGGCTACCTGTTGTTGAAGTGACGGGGTTTGTTTCTCCAAAATGGGTACCTCAG CTGTCGGATGCCAAGGATGTAATGGAGGCAGTGAAGGATCTGGAAAGTGCCAGATTGCCTGTATTGACACCTAATATGAAA GGCTTTGAAGCAGCTGTTGCAGCTGGGGCGAAAGAAGTAGCTGTCTTTGCATCAGCTTCGGAGTCTTTTTCAAAGTCAAACATTAATTGCAGTATTGAGGAAAGCCTTGTCCGATATCGAGCTGTTACTTCTGCTGCCAAAAAGCTGTCAATACCCGTGCGCGG ATATGTATCATGTGCTATTGGTTGCCCAGTCGAAGGAGAAATTTCACCTTCGAAAGTGGCATATGTAGCAAAGGAACTTCATGACATGGGATGCTTTGAAATCTCCCTTGGAGACACAATAGGAGTCGCTACTCCAG GAAGTGTTGTTCCTATGCTTGAAGCTGTGATGGCTGTGGTTCCTGTTGAAAAGCTTGCTGTGCATTTCCACGATACCTATGGACAGTCTCTTTCTAATATTTTAGTTTCCCTCCAA ATGGGTATTAGCACAATAGACTCGTCGGTTGCTGGACTCGGAGGCTGTCCATATGCCAAAGGAGCAACTGGCAATGTTTCAACTGAAGATGTTGTTTATATGCTTAACGGTCTAGGGATAAAAACCAACGTCGATATACAGAAACTCTTGCTAGCCGGAGAGTTCATCAGCAAGTATTTGGACCGGCCATCCGGATCTAAAGCAGCCATTGCTTTGAGCAGAGTCACAGCAGATGCATCCAAGATATAG